In the Limanda limanda chromosome 1, fLimLim1.1, whole genome shotgun sequence genome, one interval contains:
- the LOC133012508 gene encoding hydroxycarboxylic acid receptor 2-like translates to MIASLSKPNVEDQPCETQAWENICYVLDMVLLITGLVANAALLWLFLMERKSLSASKVLGLNLAVMDLIFLFTVPVSLINRNLDPSVIHNRSVSINNRLEKTENVCSMFNLMGCPLLLTCMCVERYLAVMRPVLYLRVRKWEYRVAVSAAVWAITLVFVVATIFVPDEAIILAPVSIIISCLFILMLLCLGSVIWSLRQQSPALSNNGKQRCTESTLKKQAVRNVLIVVVPAVMSYLPVLMLLGVFIGPLFYFSKVQQMDPSQANISHDS, encoded by the exons ATGATCGCGTCGTTGTCCAAACCTAACGTTGAAGATCAGCCCTGTGAGACACAGGCGTGGGAAAACATCTGCTATGTCCTCGATATGGTCCTCCTGATCACGGGGTTGGTGGCGAACGCCGCCCTGCTCTGGCTGTTTCTGATGGAGAGGAAATCACTGTCTGCCTCGAAG GTTCTAGGTTTGAATCTGGCTGTGATGGATCTCATCTTCCTGTTTACGGTGCCTGTGAGCTTAATAAATAGAAATCTGGATCCATCGGTCATACATAACCGGTCAG TCTCTATCAATAACCGATTGGAAAAGACGGAAAATGTCTGCAGCATGTTCAACCTGATgggctgccccctgctgctgacctgcatgtgtgtggagcGCTACCTGGCAGTGATGAGGCCGGTGCTGTACCTGCGCGTGAGGAAGTGGGAGTACCGAGTGGCCGTCAGCGCCGCGGTGTGGGCCATCACCCTGGTGTTCGTTGTGGCTACAA TTTTTGTGCCTGATGAAGCCATCATTTTGGCCCCTGTCTCCATCATCATCTCCTGCCTCTTCATCTTAATGCTCCTCTGCCTTGGCAGTGTGATCTGGTCACTGCGGCAGCAAAGCCCCGCCCTCAGCAACAACGGAAAACAACGCTGCACTGAGTCGACGCTCAAGAAACAGGCAGTGCGTAACGTGTTGATCGTGGTGGTGCCGGCGGTGATGTCCTACCTCCCGGTCCTGATGCT GCTCGGTGTGTTCATAGGCCCTCTGTTCTACTTCTCCAAG GTCCAACAGATGGATCCTTCCCAGGCCAacatatcccatgattcatAG